One window of Dermacentor andersoni chromosome 7, qqDerAnde1_hic_scaffold, whole genome shotgun sequence genomic DNA carries:
- the LOC126535400 gene encoding uncharacterized protein, which translates to MLSAGNSVSAPGRGSSTPFLTEDASYKVVLPRLPTGNDVLNSIFLHADLSGRPYRAPDFRDALLEVVNTSDIVGVGQYQMSHVWMVTCASSAAKQTLVACGELRVKGLKCMVIDPETKNIKLKLLWLPPHLEPRRVEEAFQSYGQVKSVEREVWRCTGMEQWVTTNREVSLVLKDTITVSSIPHIMSIYGHQCLVLIPGRPPLCLRCKRVGHVRRQCRTPRCLQCHRFGHSADACVSTYANKLRSRQYNADEPQLDHLMDSTEVVDATGETTGGIRDEDQESLKPTPSSHNSPSNTSEATGEDDSVCPPGLASLKEKPPDDKEEEEEAMDISQTRKRPAPFNDEATASALQAPEKVSPIAQRPPSPGNNVPRRFYQRSQESATKKSKGSKTTDLPVAKGDKTQKL; encoded by the coding sequence ATGCTCTCTGCTGGAAACAGCGTATCGGCCCCAGGCCGAGGATCGTCGACCCCGTTTTTGACCGAAGATGCAAGTTACAAAGTTGTCCTCCCGCGTCTACCAACCGGTAACGACGTTTTGAATTCTATCTTCCTTCATGCGGACTTGAGTGGCAGACCATACCGTGCTCCTGACTTCCGAGACGCTCTGCTTGAGGTAGTGAATACTTCAGATATTGTAGGTGTCGGACAGTATCAAATGAGCCATGTATGGATGGTTACTTGCGCTAGTAGTGCGGCAAAACAAACTCTCGTCGCTTGTGGTGAGCTCCGTGTCAAAGGGCTGAAGTGCATGGTGATAGATCCGGAGACTAAAAACATCAAGCTTAAATTACTATGGCTTCCACCTCACCTTGAACCACGACGCGTTGAAGAGGCGTTCCAGAGCTATGGTCAGGTGAAGTCGGTGGAGAGAGAAGTATGGAGGTGCACTGGTATGGAACAGTGGGTGACAACAAACCGGGAGGTTTCCTTGGTGCTCAAGGACACTATCACCGTAAGCTCAATACCGCACATTATGTCCATTTATGGACACCAGTGCCTCGTACTTATCCCCGGTAGGCCTCCGCTGTGCCTTCGTTGCAAGCGTGTGGGACACGTTCGTCGACAATGCAGAACACCGAGATGCTTACAGTGCCACCGATTTGGTCACTCAGCGGACGCCTGCGTGTCCACATACGCCAATAAGCTTCGTTCTAGGCAATATAACGCAGACGAGCCACAACTGGACCATCTCATGGATTCTACAGAGGTAGTAGATGCCACCGGAGAGACTACAGGTGGCATTAGGGACGAAGACCAGGAGTCCTTGAAGCCAACGCCAAGCAGTCACAACAGCCCAAGTAATACTAGCGAGGCTACAGGCGAGGATGACTCAGTTTGCCCACCTGGCCTagcaagccttaaagaaaagccccctgatgacaaggaagaagaggaagaggcgatggacataaGTCAGACAAGGAAACGTCCGGCACCATTCAACGACGAAGCAACAGCAAGTGCACTACAGGCGCCCGAGAAAGTGTCTCCTATTGCTCAGCGACCTCCCTCTCCTGGTAATAATGTGCCGCGCCGGTTTTATCAGCGTAGTCAGGAGAGTGCCACAAAGAAGTCCAAAGGGAGCAAGACCACAGATTTACCTgtggccaagggcgataaaacaCAAAAGCTTTAG